One region of Candidatus Zixiibacteriota bacterium genomic DNA includes:
- a CDS encoding DUF1579 family protein has protein sequence MKLSQRICILICLMSLASLATAQGEEGQGMPRMGQPSEMKTLAYLPGDWDAVMKMKMSDTSTAWTEFKGTAHCTSLLDGCIYQTEFEADMGGMKMKGMSFIAFDRETGRWQNVWIDNMSARISIYEGERKNDTLTVVGKDLYLGKEYITRIMTFNETSTSYEWKMESSLDGGKTFIPMGSATYTKRP, from the coding sequence ATGAAACTGAGTCAGCGAATTTGCATTCTGATTTGCCTTATGTCACTGGCGTCGCTTGCAACGGCACAGGGTGAAGAAGGGCAGGGAATGCCCCGGATGGGACAGCCGTCCGAAATGAAGACCCTTGCCTATCTTCCCGGCGATTGGGACGCCGTCATGAAAATGAAAATGTCCGATACCTCGACTGCCTGGACAGAATTCAAGGGAACGGCCCATTGCACCAGTCTTCTGGATGGCTGCATTTATCAGACAGAATTCGAGGCCGATATGGGCGGCATGAAAATGAAAGGAATGAGCTTTATTGCCTTTGACCGCGAAACCGGCCGCTGGCAAAATGTTTGGATTGATAATATGTCCGCACGGATCAGCATCTATGAAGGTGAAAGAAAAAACGACACATTGACGGTCGTCGGCAAAGATCTTTATTTGGGAAAGGAGTATATCACCCGGATTATGACTTTCAATGAAACTTCAACGAGCTACGAATGGAAAATGGAATCATCCCTTGACGGTGGTAAGACATTTATCCCAATGGGATCGGCAACATATACCAAAAGACCTTAG